A stretch of DNA from Saccharomycodes ludwigii strain NBRC 1722 chromosome I, whole genome shotgun sequence:
tttattttttattttttattttttattttttttttttcatttttcatttttcattttttatgccaacaaagaaaaaaatgaaactgaaaaaaatttttttttctttttttttacattctTGGAAATAATTAAACTTTGTCAGTCCAACAATGAaactaaaattaattttgtaGCGTAAAATTAAGAGATAAAAGTCTAAcgtattaaataaataaataacaaaaaaaaaaaaaaaaacaaacaaatcaAACTGTTGTTTCCTAAAACTCCTTTCAGCCTTCTAttgtttcaaaatataagtATAAGGCCTATTTTCAAAAGGTTTattaattctaataatactaaaataaatactacactcaaaaaaaagacagttaaaataaaaagaatgtCTAGCgttaaagaaattaaagaagCTAAAAAAGCCGTTGCATTCAACAGAGAAAGTTTAGAAAGTGTTCTAAAACGTAGATTCTTCTATGCACCAGCATTTGAATTATATGGCGGTGTTTCCGGTCTATATGATTATGGTCCACCAGGTTGTGCCTTCCAAGCTAATGTTGTTGATACTTGGagaaaacattttattttagaagAAGATATGCTAGAAGTTGACTGTACCATGTTGACTCCATATgaagttttgaaaacttCTGGTCATGTCGACAAATTTAGTGATTGGATGTGTAAAGATCCCAAGACAGGTGAAATCTTTAGAGCTGATCACTTGGTTGAGGAAGTCTTAGAAAGTAGATTAAAAGGTGATCAAGAAGCTCGAGGTTTATTGAAAAACGCCAACTCTGAGGCAGAAGCTAAtgcagaaaaaaaaaagagaaagaagaaagtcAAGGAAATTAAAGTTGTTAAATTGGATGAAAAAGTTGCCAAGGAATATGAAGAGGTTTTGGCCAAGATTGATGGTTATTCTGGTCAAGAATTGGGTGAATTAATGGTAAAATATGATATTCGCAATCCAGCTACTAATGGCGAATTAGAAGCTCCAAGAGCTTTCAATTTAATGTTTGAAACTGCTATTGGACCAAGTGGTCAATTAAAGGGCTACTTAAGACCAGAAACAGCTCAAGGtcaatttttgaattttaataagttattagaatttaataatggtaaaacTCCATTTGCCTCGGCCTCAATTGGCAAATCCTTTAGAAACGAAATTTCTCCACGTTCTGGCCTATTAAGAGTTCGTGAATTTTTAATGGCCGAAATCGAACATTTTGTTGATCCAGAAAATAAGGCCCATCCACGTTttgatgaaattaaaaatattagctTGAAATTCCTGCCACGGGAAGTTCAACAATCAGGCTCTACTGTTCCAATCGAAACTACTATTGGTAAGGCAGTTGCCTCTGGTATGATTGATAACCAAACTTTAGGGTATTTTATTGCTAGAatctatttgtttttaattaagATTGGTGTTGACGAAGATAGATTGAGGTTCCGTCAACATATGGCTAATGAAATGGCTCACTATGCAGCTGATTGTTGGGATGCTGAACTGCAAACATCTTATGGTTGGATCGAGTGTGTTGGTTGTGCCGATAGAAGTGCTTATGATTTAAGCGTTCATTCCAAGAAAACTGGTGAAAAATTAGTTGTTAGACAAAAATTGGAAACTCCCATTGAAGTCACCAAATGGGAAATAGAAGTCAATAAGAAATTATTTGGTCCTAAATTTAGAAAGGATGCACCAAAAGTGGAAGCTTATTTGACCAACTTAGACCAACAAGAACTAGCATCCAAGGCCAAGGAACTAAAGGAGACTGGTAAGATTACGTTCAAAGTTGCTGGTATTGATGGTGAAATAGAGTTGgatgataaatttttgaCTCTTGAAAGGAAAACCAGAACTGAACATGTCAGAGAATTCACTCCAAACGTTATTGAACCATCCTTTGGTATTGGCCGTATAATTTACTCAGTTTTGGAACACTCTTTCTGGTGTAGACCTGAAGATTCTGCTAGAGCAGTTATGTCTTTTACCCCAGCTGTTGCACCAACTAAGGTTTTATTAGTCCCCTTGTCTAACAACAAAGAATTACAGCCAATTGTTTCTAAAATGTCCAAGAGTTTAAGGAAACAACAAATTCCGTTCAAAGTTGATGATTCTGGTGTTTCTATTGGTAAGAGATATGCCCGTAATG
This window harbors:
- a CDS encoding uncharacterized protein (similar to Saccharomyces cerevisiae YBR121C | GRS1 | Glycyl-tRNA Synthase (paralog of YPR081C | GRS2)) yields the protein MSSVKEIKEAKKAVAFNRESLESVLKRRFFYAPAFELYGGVSGLYDYGPPGCAFQANVVDTWRKHFILEEDMLEVDCTMLTPYEVLKTSGHVDKFSDWMCKDPKTGEIFRADHLVEEVLESRLKGDQEARGLLKNANSEAEANAEKKKRKKKVKEIKVVKLDEKVAKEYEEVLAKIDGYSGQELGELMVKYDIRNPATNGELEAPRAFNLMFETAIGPSGQLKGYLRPETAQGQFLNFNKLLEFNNGKTPFASASIGKSFRNEISPRSGLLRVREFLMAEIEHFVDPENKAHPRFDEIKNISLKFLPREVQQSGSTVPIETTIGKAVASGMIDNQTLGYFIARIYLFLIKIGVDEDRLRFRQHMANEMAHYAADCWDAELQTSYGWIECVGCADRSAYDLSVHSKKTGEKLVVRQKLETPIEVTKWEIEVNKKLFGPKFRKDAPKVEAYLTNLDQQELASKAKELKETGKITFKVAGIDGEIELDDKFLTLERKTRTEHVREFTPNVIEPSFGIGRIIYSVLEHSFWCRPEDSARAVMSFTPAVAPTKVLLVPLSNNKELQPIVSKMSKSLRKQQIPFKVDDSGVSIGKRYARNDELGTPFGITIDFDSVKDESVTLRERDSTRQVRGSLDDIIKAVKEITYDGIPWDEATKNLTPFVSQSTD